In the Paramormyrops kingsleyae isolate MSU_618 chromosome 6, PKINGS_0.4, whole genome shotgun sequence genome, one interval contains:
- the csrnp2 gene encoding cysteine/serine-rich nuclear protein 2, with product MEVVSVLGLKRRFEEVDSGSPCSTPKDSDDDISSSDSADSCDSLNAPSTTLLSPTSILRQHKPPPGPKRVRFDAVTVYYFSRRQGFTSVPSQGGSSLGMARRHTTIRRYTLGEFAREQESSHRQALRQHLRQEKLDARKRKLTRNGTVACAAADTLTLDDVSDEDLDVEGMEVDDCFFLQPLPTKRRRALLRASGIVRIDAREKAELRAIRLSREECGCDCRSYCDPRRCGCSQAGIKCQVDRLSFPCGCSRDGCGNTAGRIEFNPLRVRTHYLHTIMKLGLEERRLLVPRPGEGAQGAQEPPTSAASTSVDPSPGASVLSDAGLDAGTLGAPTDGLEVDYVAQRDSLALENEAAVLHLQSAEEQERRNREQEQEEGETGEVQCGLGQPGLCLLAEPPQDGEAVEQGAGPFLIQGTFPAGGSLLCFTESQLEAHHQALLKEPSSLVYYQMGHEEPLAFPEEHPGAGGDGESDEGVAQEHKSCQQGLAEKEPAAGSSSGDDVQIDKGQFAYDNESPQKTPAVCQGNSHSAFEGFGDGDPLSSQA from the exons ATGGAGGTGGTGTCCGTGCTCGGCCTGAAGAGGAGGTTTGAGGAGGTGGACAGTGGCTCCCCTTGCTCCACCCCCAAGGACTCGGATGACGACATCTCCAGCAGCGACAGCGCCGACAGCTGCGACAGCCTCAACGCCCCCTCCACCACCTTGCTCTCGC CCACCTCCATCCTCAGGCAGCACAAGCCGCCGCCGGGCCCCAAGAGGGTGCGATTCGACGCGGTCACCGTCTACTACTTCTCACGGCGGCAGGGCTTCACCAGCGTGCCCAGCCAGGGCGGCAGCTCCCTGGGCATGGCACGCCGGCACACCACCATCCGCCGCTACACCCTCGGCGAGTTCGCCCgcgagcaggagagcagccacCGGCAGGCGCTGCGTCAGCACCTGCGCCAAGAGAAACTGGACGCTCGCAAGCGGAAG CTCACGAGAAACGGCACGGTGGCATGCGCGGCTGCCGACACGCTGACCTTGGACGACGTGTCAGACGAAGACCTGGACGTCGAGGGCATGGAGGTGGACGACTGCTTCTTCCTGCAGCCGCTGCCCACTAAGAGGCGGCGGGCACTGCTCCGGGCCTCGGGCATAGTGCGCATCGATGCCCGCGAGAAGGCGGAGCTGCGAGCCATTCGCCTCTCGCGGGAGGAATGTGGCTGCGACTGCCGCTCATACTGTGATCCGCGGCGGTGCGGCTGCAGCCAGGCAGGCATCAAGTGCCAG GTGGATCGCCTGTCCTTCCCCTGCGGATGCTCGCGGGACGGCTGTGGCAACACAGCGGGCCGCATCGAGTTCAACCCCCTCCGTGTGCGGACGCACTACCTGCACACCATCATGAAACTGGGCCTGGAGGAGAGGCGGCTGCTGGTGCCGCGGCCCGGGGAGGGGGCCCAGGGGGCCCAAGAACCTCCTACCTCTGCTGCTAGCACCTCTGTGGACCCATCTCCAGGGGCCTCGGTCCTCTCCGACGCGGGGCTGGACGCAGGCACACTGGGCGCGCCCACGGACGGCCTGGAGGTGGACTACGTGGCCCAGCGGGACAGCTTGGCTCTGGAGAACGAGGCAGCCGTGTTGCATCTGCAGAGCGCCGAGGAACAAGAGCGGCGGAACCGTGAGCAGGAGCAAGAGGAGGGCGAGACTGGTGAGGTCCAGTGCGGACTGGGCCAACCGGGCCTGTGCCTGCTAGCAGAGCCCCCGCAGGACGGGGAGGCTGTGGAGCAGGGTGCAGGGCCCTTCCTCATCCAGGGGACCTTCCCAGCAGGGGGCTCCCTGCTCTGCTTTACAGAAAGCCAGCTTGAGGCTCATCATCAGGCCCTTCTGAAAGAGCCCTCCTCTCTGGTTTACTACCAGATGGGGCACGAGGAGCCTCTGGCATTTCCGGAGGAACATCCTGGAGCAGGCGGTGATGGAGAGAGTGACGAAGGAGTAGCACAAGAACACAAGAGCTGCCAGCAAGGATTGGCAGAGAAAGAGCCGGCTGCAGGTTCGAGTTCAGGAGACGACGTGCAAATAGACAAGGGACAGTTCGCTTATGACAACGAGTCCCCGCAAAAAACTCCCGCTGTGTGCCAGGGAAACAGCCATTCTGCCTTCGAGGGGTTTGGAGATGGAGACCCATTGTCTTCCCAGGCCTAA